Proteins encoded in a region of the Desulfolucanica intricata genome:
- a CDS encoding restriction endonuclease, producing MKIKFDSHQQYQLDAINAIVNIFEGQPRAQGQFEINITGESGILFAELGLGNRLILGPEIILANVQKVQEHNGLEKSEVLESMNFSVEMETGTGKTYVYLRSIYELHMQYGFTKFIIVVPSVAIREGVLKNIEITRQHFQDIYGNQPFDYWVYNSKQVSTLRQFANSNQLQILVLNIDAFNKKDNNVIYKENDRLSGRKPIEFIQAANPIVIIDEPQNMESVQAKKAIASLNPLCTLRYSATHRNLYNLMYRLDPVKAYDMHLVKRIEVDSILDEPDFNKPFISVESIKATKTKITARLTLDVQRNGVVKRTTVSVSKNGTDLFDLTGGRESYQGYIVAGIDAGMGFIAFTNGVTLKTGQSIGGYTNEIMKVQIRETVKNHLNKELQIMQTLPEGRRLKVLSLFFIDRVANYAPVDGKIRLWFEEIYQELATNPLYKSLHLPPVELVHNGYFAQNQKGVPKDTNGSTKADDNAYELIMKDKERLLSVKEPLRFIFSHSALREGWDNPNVFQICTLNETRSDIKKRQEIGRGLRLPVDETGNRVLETNINRLTVVANENYKDFARALQTEIEEECGVKFDGGRIGNKRKRRKARLKKGWQLDEHFLALWERIKHKTRYSVEYKTEDLITQAAREVRNMSAIESPKIITQKMSLDITKQGVTEHMLAVQESNAVYEALQIPDLIGYIQRETELTRSTIADILIKSGRLSDVMVNPQRFLEQVNRAIRSTLNSIMVDGIKYERIAGADYEMFLFEDPRHEIHGYISRMLKVKKSIYDAIEFDSDVEADFARELDSRTDIKLFIKLPRWFKVDTPLGTYNPDWAIVKQAEGEAEKLYLVSETKSTTDPTKLRDSEWDKIRCGRAHFKVLPDVQFKHVKDASEI from the coding sequence ATGAAAATAAAATTTGACAGCCACCAGCAGTATCAACTGGACGCTATTAATGCGATAGTGAATATATTTGAAGGCCAACCCCGGGCACAAGGACAATTTGAAATAAATATAACCGGAGAATCAGGTATACTCTTTGCCGAATTAGGTTTAGGCAACAGGCTGATACTTGGCCCGGAAATAATTCTCGCCAATGTGCAAAAGGTTCAAGAGCATAATGGACTTGAGAAATCTGAAGTTTTGGAAAGTATGAATTTTTCCGTGGAAATGGAGACAGGTACTGGTAAAACATATGTGTACTTGCGTTCCATCTATGAGTTACACATGCAATATGGATTCACCAAATTTATTATTGTGGTTCCCAGTGTGGCCATCCGTGAGGGTGTACTGAAAAATATTGAGATAACCAGACAGCATTTTCAAGATATATATGGTAACCAGCCCTTTGATTACTGGGTGTATAATTCCAAACAGGTATCTACTTTACGGCAGTTTGCCAACTCTAACCAGCTACAGATTTTGGTACTCAATATAGACGCTTTCAATAAAAAAGATAACAACGTGATTTATAAAGAAAACGACCGGCTATCAGGTCGTAAGCCAATTGAGTTTATACAGGCTGCCAATCCCATTGTTATTATAGATGAGCCGCAAAACATGGAGAGCGTGCAGGCTAAAAAAGCCATTGCTAGTCTAAATCCCCTGTGCACTCTGCGGTATTCGGCCACCCATCGTAATCTTTACAATTTAATGTATCGCTTGGACCCGGTTAAAGCCTATGATATGCACCTGGTCAAGCGGATTGAAGTAGATTCGATTCTTGATGAGCCCGATTTCAATAAGCCCTTCATTAGCGTGGAATCGATCAAAGCCACCAAAACAAAGATTACCGCCAGGCTTACCCTTGATGTACAGCGAAACGGAGTGGTTAAGCGCACCACGGTATCGGTTAGCAAAAACGGTACCGATTTGTTTGATTTAACCGGCGGTAGGGAATCATATCAAGGGTATATAGTTGCCGGTATTGATGCAGGGATGGGTTTTATTGCTTTTACGAACGGGGTTACCTTGAAAACCGGCCAGAGTATTGGCGGTTATACCAATGAAATAATGAAGGTGCAAATCAGGGAAACGGTTAAAAACCATCTTAATAAAGAATTGCAAATAATGCAAACGCTGCCCGAAGGTAGGCGGCTTAAAGTGCTATCATTGTTTTTCATTGACCGGGTAGCCAATTACGCGCCGGTAGACGGTAAAATTCGCCTCTGGTTTGAAGAGATTTATCAGGAGCTGGCTACTAATCCACTATACAAATCGCTGCATTTGCCGCCGGTGGAACTGGTGCATAACGGTTATTTTGCTCAGAATCAAAAAGGAGTGCCTAAAGACACCAACGGGAGTACAAAAGCTGATGATAATGCTTATGAATTAATAATGAAGGATAAGGAAAGGTTGTTATCAGTAAAAGAGCCACTGCGCTTTATTTTCAGCCATTCTGCATTGCGGGAGGGCTGGGACAATCCTAATGTGTTTCAAATTTGTACCCTTAATGAAACACGCTCAGATATTAAAAAACGTCAGGAGATTGGACGTGGTTTGCGCCTACCCGTGGACGAAACGGGCAACCGGGTATTAGAAACGAATATCAACCGCTTAACTGTGGTAGCCAATGAGAACTACAAGGATTTTGCCCGGGCGTTGCAGACCGAAATAGAGGAAGAATGCGGCGTTAAATTTGACGGAGGCCGCATAGGCAACAAGCGGAAACGCCGCAAGGCCCGCCTGAAAAAGGGCTGGCAGCTGGACGAACATTTTTTGGCCTTGTGGGAGCGGATAAAACACAAAACCCGTTATTCAGTTGAATATAAAACAGAGGACTTGATTACCCAGGCAGCCCGAGAAGTGCGTAATATGTCCGCTATTGAAAGCCCAAAAATAATTACCCAAAAGATGAGTCTTGACATCACCAAACAAGGCGTAACTGAACACATGCTGGCGGTGCAGGAAAGTAATGCCGTCTATGAAGCACTACAAATACCTGATTTAATAGGCTATATCCAGCGAGAAACGGAATTGACCCGCAGTACCATAGCCGATATTCTTATCAAGTCGGGCAGGCTGAGCGATGTAATGGTTAATCCCCAGCGTTTTCTGGAACAGGTCAACCGGGCCATTCGCTCGACATTAAATAGTATTATGGTTGACGGGATTAAATATGAACGTATCGCCGGGGCCGATTACGAAATGTTTCTTTTTGAGGATCCCCGTCATGAAATTCATGGATATATCAGCCGGATGCTGAAAGTGAAAAAATCCATCTATGACGCTATTGAATTTGACTCTGACGTGGAGGCCGATTTTGCCCGTGAACTAGATAGTCGCACTGATATCAAACTTTTCATCAAGCTGCCGCGCTGGTTTAAAGTTGATACGCCACTGGGGACATATAATCCTGACTGGGCCATAGTTAAACAGGCGGAGGGTGAGGCAGAAAAACTGTATTTAGTGAGTGAAACTAAATCCACCACCGACCCAACAAAGCTGCGCGACAGCGAATGGGATAAGATTAGATGCGGAAGGGCCCACTTTAAAGTGTTACCGGATGTGCAATTTAAGCACGTAAAGGATGCTTCGGAAATATAG
- a CDS encoding site-specific DNA-methyltransferase produces MSEIKKIDLRSKDIVVERINKLRDLLPEAFREGKIDFKALKQVLGEEVDTGRERYGLTWAGKSEAIKNIQTPSVGTLVPVPGESVNFDTSENLIIEGDNLEVLKLLQKSYHGKVKLIYIDPPYNTGNEFIYPDNFREGLEDYLRYSGQKNGDGIKLTTNTETDGRFHSKWLNMMYPRLFLARNLLRKDGVIFVSIDDHEVHNLRLLMNEIFGEENFVATVIWQKVFSPKNTARLFSVDHDFIIIYARNAQIWSPNLLPRTAEMEARYNNPDNDPRGPWTSSDLCARNYYSEGTYSVTCPSGRIIAGPPKGTYWRVSKDKFKQLDADGRIFWGPEGNNMPRLKRYLSEVKEGLVPQTLWKYKDVGHTQEAKKELLSMVEFAGSDSVFNTPKPTRLVDRILRIATTSDSNDVILDFFAGTGTTGEAVLKINEQDDGNRKFILVQLPEPTKKTDYPTIVNITKERLRQAIARLKGANGKKDVTDKDTKQDRGFKVFKLTSSNFKIWDAAEASRDADELAKQLTLFADNLKTDRSQLDILYEILIKAGLPLTTKVERITAGGQHVFSVADGQLLVCLEQVIYRETLRGMLKLQPRQVICLDTAFHGQDKLKTNTVLEMKSHDIQFRTV; encoded by the coding sequence ATGAGTGAAATCAAAAAAATTGATCTACGATCAAAGGATATCGTAGTGGAGAGAATAAATAAACTTCGTGATTTGTTACCGGAAGCTTTTCGGGAAGGCAAAATTGATTTTAAGGCCCTTAAACAGGTTCTGGGTGAAGAAGTGGACACGGGCCGGGAGCGCTACGGCCTAACTTGGGCGGGTAAATCGGAAGCAATCAAAAATATTCAAACTCCCAGCGTCGGCACCCTGGTGCCGGTGCCTGGTGAGTCGGTAAATTTTGATACTTCTGAAAACTTGATCATCGAAGGCGATAACCTGGAAGTGCTCAAGCTTTTGCAGAAAAGTTATCACGGTAAGGTTAAGTTGATTTACATCGACCCGCCGTATAACACAGGAAATGAGTTTATTTACCCTGATAATTTCCGGGAAGGTCTAGAAGATTACTTGCGTTATTCGGGACAAAAGAACGGTGATGGCATTAAGTTGACCACTAACACTGAGACCGACGGCCGGTTTCATTCCAAGTGGCTTAATATGATGTATCCCAGGCTTTTCTTGGCCAGGAACTTATTACGGAAAGACGGGGTTATTTTTGTTTCCATTGATGATCATGAGGTGCATAACTTAAGGTTGCTAATGAATGAGATTTTTGGGGAAGAGAATTTTGTGGCAACAGTCATTTGGCAAAAAGTTTTTTCCCCAAAAAATACTGCCAGACTTTTTTCAGTAGATCATGATTTCATTATTATATATGCCCGAAATGCCCAAATTTGGTCCCCTAATCTTTTACCACGTACAGCAGAAATGGAAGCCCGATATAACAACCCCGATAATGACCCTCGTGGTCCTTGGACCTCGTCTGATTTATGTGCTCGCAACTATTACAGCGAGGGTACTTATTCAGTAACATGTCCTTCGGGCCGTATAATTGCAGGACCGCCTAAAGGAACCTACTGGCGTGTTTCAAAAGATAAATTTAAGCAACTGGATGCAGATGGAAGAATTTTTTGGGGACCAGAAGGTAATAATATGCCGCGTTTAAAACGCTATCTATCAGAGGTTAAGGAAGGCCTGGTTCCTCAAACTTTGTGGAAATATAAGGATGTCGGACATACACAGGAAGCAAAAAAAGAATTATTGTCAATGGTTGAATTTGCTGGATCTGATAGCGTTTTTAATACACCAAAACCCACAAGACTAGTTGATCGAATACTTCGTATAGCTACAACTTCCGATTCCAATGACGTTATCCTTGACTTTTTTGCAGGTACTGGAACAACCGGTGAAGCAGTGCTAAAAATAAATGAGCAGGATGACGGTAACCGTAAATTCATTTTAGTTCAACTTCCTGAGCCAACCAAAAAAACTGATTATCCAACAATCGTAAATATTACTAAAGAACGTCTCCGTCAGGCCATTGCAAGATTGAAAGGCGCAAACGGAAAAAAAGATGTTACTGATAAAGATACTAAACAAGACCGCGGCTTTAAAGTTTTCAAACTCACCTCCAGTAACTTTAAAATCTGGGATGCAGCCGAAGCGTCGCGAGATGCAGATGAATTAGCTAAACAATTAACCCTCTTTGCAGATAACCTTAAAACCGACCGGTCCCAATTGGATATCCTTTATGAAATTTTAATAAAAGCCGGGCTGCCCTTAACGACTAAGGTTGAAAGAATAACTGCAGGTGGGCAGCACGTGTTCTCCGTTGCCGATGGGCAGTTGTTAGTCTGTTTGGAACAGGTTATCTACCGTGAAACTTTGCGGGGGATGTTGAAACTGCAGCCCCGGCAAGTAATTTGTCTGGATACTGCTTTTCATGGCCAGGACAAGCTTAAAACCAATACGGTATTGGAAATGAAATCGCATGACATCCAATTCCGTACGGTATAA
- a CDS encoding helix-turn-helix domain-containing protein, with protein sequence MVKKRFNILMENTYDEEDTILRTFYEAWREYNKGKSEPFFPVFNTFMEKHLKELEAGPLRLFLFFGFRANNQYGHSWYSIEKIAEYFNTQPRTINNWIKKLVDEGLIYRDRKGKKSNTTYLIPYSTTLIRLQPPKVYQEASELVDALIEIVKKYQHIYGSIIGVYHLFQWKMKVKAKRKVPNRNGNTQWVLILSQRDNGPVTALYYPLQHFDDYGVSKLYIDDHQLFNSPLRYENKQILGLALNHEFQIDGPAKWEAISELVEDLRHVDTEFFEQRAREFLEYGKIEKVLEEVDEENGDADNEENEQRS encoded by the coding sequence ATGGTAAAGAAACGCTTTAACATATTAATGGAAAATACCTATGATGAAGAGGATACCATTTTAAGGACATTTTACGAGGCTTGGAGAGAGTACAATAAAGGTAAAAGTGAGCCTTTTTTCCCCGTTTTTAATACGTTTATGGAAAAACACCTTAAGGAATTAGAAGCCGGCCCGCTTAGGTTATTTCTTTTTTTCGGTTTTCGTGCTAATAACCAGTATGGCCACAGTTGGTATAGTATTGAGAAGATAGCAGAATACTTTAATACCCAGCCCCGTACCATCAATAATTGGATTAAGAAGCTTGTTGATGAGGGACTGATTTACCGGGACCGTAAAGGAAAAAAATCAAATACAACTTATCTAATACCCTACAGTACAACCTTAATACGCCTACAACCACCCAAAGTTTATCAAGAGGCTTCGGAACTGGTAGATGCGCTCATAGAGATTGTAAAAAAATATCAACACATATACGGAAGTATAATTGGCGTATATCACCTTTTTCAGTGGAAAATGAAAGTAAAAGCTAAAAGAAAAGTTCCTAATCGTAATGGGAATACACAATGGGTTTTAATCTTATCCCAAAGGGACAATGGCCCGGTAACTGCTCTATACTACCCGTTACAGCATTTCGACGATTATGGGGTGAGTAAGCTCTATATTGACGATCATCAGTTATTTAATAGTCCGCTTAGGTATGAAAACAAACAAATTTTGGGATTGGCTTTAAATCATGAATTTCAAATAGATGGTCCAGCCAAGTGGGAGGCAATTTCCGAGTTAGTTGAAGATTTGCGTCATGTAGATACAGAATTCTTTGAGCAAAGGGCAAGGGAATTTTTAGAGTATGGAAAAATCGAAAAGGTTTTAGAAGAAGTAGATGAAGAAAATGGAGATGCAGATAATGAAGAAAATGAGCAAAGGAGTTAG
- a CDS encoding DUF3800 domain-containing protein: MQTEQAIKVFFDESGKGSDKPNLMAGLVIPAIIYHSPELESYSNKLRDKKLKLHWKSYAGDAKKREDITGIMGVFNKFCGMTKLNVINYDYSVLTGRKEFDSNTVERMIYTKFPERIIYGLLRGYGKNVYIKTDIFIEHSSEYEVLRLHDVVKEQLNTQSLYRGEHYIVENSKLAPKGEEIGVELTDLLIGIIRTIIKNQPNSKSKSVSSKNTLIIQLLKNKDFRSFIERIRYFEWTSSKDLAEINFKDYMQLFLSNHYEEWFTNT; encoded by the coding sequence ATGCAAACAGAGCAAGCAATTAAAGTGTTTTTTGATGAAAGTGGCAAAGGTTCGGATAAACCCAACTTGATGGCTGGACTTGTAATCCCGGCTATTATTTATCATTCTCCAGAATTAGAATCATATTCCAACAAGTTGAGGGATAAAAAACTTAAACTCCATTGGAAATCTTATGCCGGGGATGCCAAGAAAAGAGAGGATATAACTGGTATTATGGGGGTTTTCAATAAATTCTGTGGTATGACCAAGTTAAACGTCATTAATTATGATTATTCAGTTCTTACCGGTCGAAAGGAATTTGACAGTAACACGGTTGAGCGGATGATTTATACCAAGTTCCCGGAAAGAATTATTTACGGGCTTCTACGCGGCTATGGGAAAAATGTTTATATTAAGACCGATATCTTTATTGAGCACTCAAGTGAATATGAAGTTCTCCGACTTCATGACGTTGTTAAGGAACAATTAAATACGCAATCACTTTACCGGGGAGAGCATTACATCGTTGAGAATAGTAAGCTCGCTCCTAAAGGAGAGGAAATAGGTGTTGAATTAACCGATTTATTAATTGGTATTATTCGCACAATCATTAAAAATCAACCTAATTCCAAATCAAAATCTGTTAGCAGCAAAAATACTTTAATTATTCAGTTATTGAAAAACAAGGACTTTCGTTCTTTCATTGAAAGAATTAGATATTTTGAATGGACAAGCTCAAAAGATTTAGCGGAAATTAATTTTAAGGATTATATGCAATTGTTCTTATCCAATCATTACGAAGAATGGTTTACTAACACTTAG
- a CDS encoding peptide ABC transporter substrate-binding protein produces MLYIQEYRQTKSGFRTKTAIDMSNFNELDEQAKKEILNFFKGKYKVEVMNATFGELKEKGFYNPDTTALNGVLLRIEKVEFKSKNNIFFECSKYRSGLGAVGVEVIVHYKDGNWKVRESNVTRIS; encoded by the coding sequence TTGTTATACATACAGGAATACCGCCAAACCAAAAGTGGATTTCGCACTAAGACAGCTATTGATATGAGTAATTTTAATGAATTGGATGAACAAGCTAAAAAAGAAATTTTAAACTTCTTTAAGGGAAAATATAAAGTTGAGGTGATGAATGCTACTTTCGGAGAACTTAAAGAAAAGGGTTTTTACAATCCTGACACAACGGCTTTGAATGGTGTACTTCTTAGAATTGAAAAAGTTGAGTTTAAATCTAAAAATAACATCTTTTTTGAGTGTTCCAAGTATCGTTCAGGTTTAGGGGCAGTCGGAGTAGAAGTGATAGTTCATTATAAAGATGGTAACTGGAAAGTTAGGGAATCCAACGTAACTAGGATTAGTTAA
- a CDS encoding DUF4179 domain-containing protein, whose amino-acid sequence MDRQVENFRKSVEAIKLPEELDLIIADAVDKGKRERKRRKSKRMFKKFALSAAAVLVFFTISVNTMPVFANYVQHIPVVSNLAQLLQFDKGIQGALKNEHYQEINRSVIDNGIEFGINRTVFDDKQITMDYYLRAQTGYYKDLTNLLIGEYTITDREGTVLADSNSLNESELSLSTESVIPENFTEVREIIGTMWLRFLQDGNKFSKMPAPLYLNVSKMVECASAPYGKDGAFYKEHERLPLTIDGHWTIPLNLDQELLVEPESYEHIEATAGDIKLVVEYLRIYPTVTEMKVSFDPASQVKLSTEFIDFSTYLEDGDENIYGPYIEVFRDDKAVPTITGIYGSYESSYFSESRDLYLVIKGKVDEETLEYSEIARIKIK is encoded by the coding sequence GTGGATAGGCAAGTTGAGAATTTTAGGAAATCCGTGGAGGCGATTAAGCTGCCCGAAGAACTCGACCTGATTATCGCGGATGCTGTGGATAAGGGAAAGCGGGAACGGAAAAGGAGGAAATCCAAACGCATGTTTAAGAAATTTGCTCTTAGTGCGGCCGCCGTCTTGGTCTTCTTTACGATTAGTGTAAACACAATGCCCGTTTTCGCGAACTACGTGCAGCATATCCCGGTAGTCTCAAACTTGGCGCAACTGCTTCAGTTCGACAAGGGGATACAGGGGGCGTTGAAGAATGAGCATTACCAGGAAATCAACAGGTCCGTTATCGATAACGGTATTGAGTTCGGAATAAACCGTACAGTTTTCGATGACAAGCAGATTACAATGGATTATTATCTCCGGGCTCAGACGGGCTACTACAAAGACCTGACCAATTTACTTATTGGTGAGTATACCATCACAGACCGTGAAGGAACAGTGCTGGCAGACTCAAATTCGTTGAATGAAAGCGAATTAAGTTTGTCTACCGAAAGCGTCATTCCGGAGAACTTTACAGAGGTGCGTGAAATCATCGGGACCATGTGGCTGCGGTTCTTGCAGGACGGGAACAAATTCAGTAAGATGCCCGCTCCATTGTATCTAAACGTTTCTAAGATGGTGGAGTGCGCTTCCGCCCCCTACGGAAAGGACGGCGCTTTCTACAAGGAACATGAAAGACTACCACTAACCATCGACGGTCATTGGACTATACCGTTGAACCTGGATCAGGAGCTGCTGGTCGAACCTGAGTCATACGAGCATATAGAAGCCACTGCGGGCGATATTAAACTGGTGGTGGAGTACCTCCGAATATACCCGACCGTTACGGAAATGAAGGTCAGTTTTGACCCCGCAAGCCAAGTCAAGTTGTCGACGGAATTCATAGACTTTAGTACTTACCTGGAGGATGGCGACGAGAACATTTACGGCCCATACATCGAAGTATTTCGGGATGATAAGGCGGTGCCCACCATTACCGGCATTTACGGATCTTACGAAAGCAGCTATTTCAGTGAGTCCCGTGATCTGTACCTCGTTATCAAAGGCAAAGTTGACGAAGAAACATTAGAATATTCGGAGATAGCGAGAATTAAGATAAAGTAG
- a CDS encoding sigma-70 family RNA polymerase sigma factor, translated as MNLIETVNRARRGDQSAFTQLVDKQKADLYRIAFSYVKNQDDALDIVHETVYKAFVSIEKLKNPEHFSTWLTRILINCAINQLRKSKKVLLLTDQETVQARAEERDQTDLIDLYTAIDKLSNQHKTVILLKYFRGFKVVEIAEVLGCPVGTAKTYLHQALKELRLELKEEY; from the coding sequence ATGAATCTAATAGAGACAGTCAACAGGGCCAGAAGGGGGGATCAGTCGGCCTTCACCCAGTTGGTGGATAAACAAAAGGCTGATCTTTATCGCATCGCTTTCAGCTATGTAAAAAACCAGGATGACGCCTTGGATATAGTCCATGAAACCGTTTACAAGGCCTTCGTTTCCATCGAAAAACTAAAGAACCCCGAACACTTTAGTACTTGGCTTACCCGGATTCTAATCAACTGTGCAATTAACCAGCTCCGAAAGTCAAAGAAAGTTCTGTTACTGACCGATCAGGAAACGGTACAAGCGCGGGCTGAAGAAAGAGATCAGACAGACCTGATTGATCTGTATACCGCGATAGATAAACTCAGCAACCAGCACAAAACCGTCATCCTGCTCAAGTACTTTCGTGGTTTCAAAGTGGTGGAGATTGCCGAGGTTTTAGGCTGCCCCGTGGGCACGGCCAAGACCTATCTGCACCAGGCCCTGAAAGAGCTGCGGTTGGAACTAAAGGAGGAATACTAA
- a CDS encoding phenylalanine--tRNA ligase beta subunit-related protein, which translates to MANPCYPGATGAALTTRISKGGILPDINPAVNLVNALSLKYTLPMGTYYLDAANGDIFIPFSQPEPETRIPLNLYSIQPD; encoded by the coding sequence GTGGCAAATCCTTGTTATCCCGGAGCAACGGGGGCCGCGTTAACCACCCGGATCTCCAAGGGAGGGATCCTGCCGGACATCAACCCGGCGGTGAACCTTGTAAACGCCCTTTCGCTCAAGTACACCCTGCCTATGGGTACCTACTACCTTGATGCAGCTAATGGCGACATCTTCATCCCCTTCAGCCAACCCGAGCCGGAAACACGGATTCCCCTGAACCTATACTCGATACAACCGGATTGA